A single Argentina anserina chromosome 7, drPotAnse1.1, whole genome shotgun sequence DNA region contains:
- the LOC126802949 gene encoding uncharacterized protein LOC126802949: protein MDSTPRALSIDYKEKEKAKAKPSDDATGNPGDAGICPLYLGSGLKDHKIGVGKKKKKKFFYPQDGLQGHGRSFPTEETMKVAESSIGHHLSEEEAKKRADDEYFLRELRG, encoded by the exons ATGGACTCTACTCCTCGCGCTCTTAGTATCGACTACAAGGAAAAGGAGAAGGCGAAAGCCAAACCGTCTGATGATGCGACCGGAAACCCAG GTGATGCGGGGATTTGTCCGCTCTATTTGGGATCTGGACTCAAAGACCACAAGATCGGGGTcggcaagaagaagaagaagaaattctTTTATCCACAAGATGGCCTTCAGGGGCATGGCAGGAG CTTCCCCACTGAGGAGACAATGAAAGTAGCTGAATCATCGATTGGCCACCATCTCTCTGAAGAAGAAGCTAAGAAAAGGGCTGATG ACGAATATTTTTTAAGAGAATTACGCGGGTGA